In Ignavibacteriales bacterium, a single window of DNA contains:
- the rho gene encoding transcription termination factor Rho, whose protein sequence is MNENSFTGIFELDRKIGGFLRQISLEIEPKTGDPFIRPDLVRGFNLREGCYIEVKVQRGRRGGHEAASIIHVNGMKPEKWRDVTEFSGRTAIDPNERIKLTVAPSDTSMRVVDLLCPLGKGQRALIVSPPKAGKTMLMQQFAHAISANHPEIELIVLLVDERPEEVTEMRRSIKGQVFGSSNDSNAQSHVRLARLVLEFAKRKVEAGAEVVLLVDSLTRMGRAFNASQRSSGRTMSGGVDIRALEIPKKIFGAARALEGEGSLTILATALIETNSRMDELIFQEFKGTGNMELVLDRELADLRIFPAINIPKSGTRREELLFGADTGKYQLLRRSLHRMKPKDAMLTFLKALQKFPTNQKLLSHISDIISE, encoded by the coding sequence ATGAACGAAAACAGTTTTACCGGTATCTTTGAATTAGACCGGAAAATCGGGGGGTTCCTTCGACAAATATCACTTGAGATAGAACCTAAAACAGGCGATCCATTCATTCGTCCCGATTTGGTGAGGGGATTTAATCTTCGTGAAGGTTGTTACATCGAAGTGAAAGTCCAACGCGGCAGGCGCGGCGGACATGAAGCCGCTTCGATAATTCACGTTAATGGAATGAAGCCGGAGAAATGGAGAGATGTAACGGAGTTCTCTGGTCGCACCGCAATCGATCCGAACGAAAGAATTAAACTAACCGTCGCCCCATCAGATACTTCTATGCGCGTGGTTGATCTTTTATGTCCTCTTGGAAAAGGACAACGCGCTTTGATTGTCTCTCCACCGAAAGCGGGGAAAACAATGTTGATGCAGCAATTCGCGCATGCTATCAGCGCGAATCATCCTGAAATTGAGTTGATAGTTTTGCTCGTGGATGAACGACCCGAAGAAGTAACCGAGATGCGGAGATCAATCAAGGGACAAGTATTCGGCAGTTCGAACGACAGTAACGCACAAAGTCATGTGAGGTTGGCGCGATTGGTTCTTGAGTTTGCAAAACGAAAAGTTGAAGCGGGTGCTGAAGTTGTGCTGCTGGTCGATTCGCTTACACGAATGGGCAGAGCATTCAACGCTTCCCAACGCAGCAGCGGAAGAACCATGTCTGGCGGTGTGGATATCCGCGCGCTTGAAATTCCGAAAAAAATATTCGGTGCGGCACGCGCTTTGGAAGGAGAAGGATCGTTAACAATACTCGCAACCGCGCTCATAGAAACGAATTCGCGCATGGATGAGCTGATCTTTCAGGAGTTTAAAGGTACGGGTAACATGGAATTGGTATTAGACCGCGAGCTCGCCGATCTGCGGATATTTCCCGCCATTAATATTCCGAAATCTGGAACTCGGAGGGAAGAATTGCTCTTTGGTGCCGATACGGGAAAGTATCAGTTGCTGAGACGTTCGCTCCACCGGATGAAACCGAAAGACGCGATGCTTACATTTTTGAAAGCGCTGCAAAAATTCCCCACCAATCAGAAACTATTATCACACATTTCCGATATCATATCTGAGTAA
- a CDS encoding 3-methyladenine DNA glycosylase → MEFSINVPDNFSLWPTVYSHGWCILPPFKVDKENKSLERIFKLGSGKHLAIMIKDGKKGKVNIFSRSKLNSVEKKDLISQLKSCLRMDEDYSEFYKEARNYKEYCWIPKIGAGRLLRTPTVFEDVVKMICTTNCSWALTEIMVNNLCTKLGMKVEDSRFMFPTPETIGDCSEKYLRREIRAGYRAPYILELSRRITEGNIVIEQWRTSGLSTEELFKEVRSVKGIGPYAAGNILKLLGRYDYLGIDSWCRGKYFEIHRNGKKCSDKVIENYYKHFGRWRGLFFWMDVTKDWYSQEFPF, encoded by the coding sequence ATGGAATTCAGTATAAACGTCCCGGACAATTTTTCATTATGGCCGACTGTTTATAGCCACGGATGGTGCATCCTACCTCCATTTAAAGTCGATAAAGAAAATAAATCACTTGAAAGAATATTTAAATTAGGATCGGGGAAACACCTTGCCATCATGATTAAAGATGGCAAGAAGGGAAAAGTGAATATCTTTTCTAGATCAAAATTGAATAGTGTTGAGAAAAAGGATTTGATATCCCAGTTGAAATCGTGTTTAAGGATGGATGAAGATTATTCGGAATTTTATAAAGAGGCGCGTAATTATAAAGAATACTGTTGGATTCCGAAAATTGGCGCAGGGCGTTTGCTCCGGACTCCGACGGTTTTCGAGGACGTTGTAAAAATGATATGCACAACCAATTGCAGTTGGGCGCTTACCGAAATCATGGTAAATAATCTCTGCACGAAATTAGGGATGAAAGTTGAAGATTCCCGATTCATGTTCCCAACACCTGAAACGATTGGAGATTGTTCAGAAAAATATCTTAGGAGAGAGATTCGTGCCGGTTATCGCGCGCCATACATTCTTGAATTATCGCGAAGAATAACAGAGGGAAATATTGTTATTGAACAATGGCGTACAAGCGGTTTATCAACAGAAGAATTATTTAAAGAAGTTCGTTCTGTGAAGGGAATTGGTCCTTATGCCGCAGGGAATATTTTAAAACTTTTGGGACGTTACGATTATCTTGGTATTGATAGCTGGTGCCGGGGAAAATATTTTGAGATTCATCGAAACGGAAAAAAGTGCAGCGATAAAGTAATAGAAAATTATTATAAGCATTTCGGCAGGTGGAGGGGGCTATTTTTCTGGATGGATGTAACGAAAGATTGGTATTCTCAGGAATTCCCGTTCTGA
- a CDS encoding CDP-alcohol phosphatidyltransferase family protein, translating to MIEEYRLSLKMPEVEEIFDLIFYRPLAFLFVQSIKRFSITPNQITFISMMFGFFAAWQFSHGTSEALIIGGALFVVSNVLDCADGQLARIQKSGSLLGRVIDGVADYIVGLAVFISIGFGFAAINHEMWILVILAGFSTAMHAIFFDHYQNEFMSTVRSEINFLDKEIEQFSSEVERMRIEKSNSTKIIFLILYLKYLNIQKQFGKRSDNIGYAPDQYKKENSVLIRFWSFIGPTTNRTILIFFAFLGRIDIYLWVILIAGNLWLIFCRVYQYSIDNKKKTSSVNA from the coding sequence ATGATTGAAGAATACAGACTTTCGTTGAAGATGCCCGAAGTGGAAGAGATTTTCGATCTCATTTTCTACAGACCGTTAGCTTTTCTTTTTGTTCAATCAATAAAGCGTTTCTCCATCACTCCGAACCAAATTACTTTTATCTCTATGATGTTCGGATTTTTTGCCGCATGGCAATTTAGCCACGGCACTTCTGAAGCATTAATTATTGGCGGTGCATTATTTGTTGTATCAAATGTATTAGATTGCGCGGATGGACAGCTTGCCAGAATACAAAAAAGCGGTTCATTGCTGGGGCGGGTTATAGACGGTGTGGCAGATTATATAGTCGGGCTTGCCGTTTTCATCAGTATAGGATTTGGGTTTGCTGCCATAAATCACGAGATGTGGATTCTTGTTATTCTCGCCGGATTTAGCACTGCTATGCATGCAATATTCTTCGATCATTATCAAAACGAATTTATGTCAACCGTAAGATCGGAGATCAATTTTCTCGATAAGGAAATTGAACAATTCAGCAGCGAAGTTGAAAGAATGAGGATTGAAAAAAGTAACAGTACGAAAATTATCTTTCTGATTCTTTATCTCAAATATTTAAATATACAAAAACAATTCGGTAAGAGATCGGATAATATTGGTTATGCTCCAGACCAATACAAAAAAGAAAATTCTGTTCTTATACGCTTTTGGAGTTTTATTGGTCCCACAACAAATAGAACAATTTTAATATTCTTTGCCTTTCTCGGAAGGATAGATATTTATCTCTGGGTAATTCTGATTGCAGGAAACTTATGGCTAATATTCTGTCGTGTTTACCAGTACAGTATTGATAATAAAAAGAAAACGTCTTCAGTCAATGCCTAA
- a CDS encoding CDP-alcohol phosphatidyltransferase family protein → MPKQDPITFFKQSLKSESYFADELVNIYLLRPIAAVIVWIFYPTRITPNQVTLMAILLGLASAAAYSFGTAAAIATGGVLIVAKDIFDDADGQLARAKKIYSRRGRFLDSIGDFIVDVALFSSITYIVYIAEPTGWIMFLGILSFIGITLRVSYHVYYQVSFFHLENQYPLNRTAEEITEEDLEGDRLALRLQKIFILIYGWQDKLMLRIDRWCKGRNFDKKLLATWYSDRLALRISGLLGFGTEFMLMCICSWINELQAYLIINVIVMNGIWMVSIFYRRFILARNLA, encoded by the coding sequence ATGCCTAAACAGGATCCGATTACATTTTTCAAACAATCGTTAAAGTCAGAATCATACTTTGCAGATGAGTTGGTGAACATTTATTTATTACGTCCGATTGCGGCGGTTATTGTTTGGATTTTTTATCCGACCAGAATCACTCCAAATCAGGTTACTCTGATGGCTATTCTTCTCGGACTGGCGAGCGCGGCTGCATACTCTTTTGGAACAGCGGCGGCAATTGCAACGGGCGGTGTTCTCATTGTAGCCAAAGATATTTTTGATGATGCTGATGGACAACTAGCGCGGGCTAAGAAGATTTATTCCCGCCGCGGACGCTTTCTGGATTCTATCGGCGATTTTATTGTTGATGTGGCACTATTTTCTTCAATAACTTACATCGTTTATATAGCGGAGCCAACCGGCTGGATAATGTTTCTTGGCATATTATCTTTTATCGGGATTACATTGAGAGTTTCGTATCATGTCTATTATCAGGTTTCTTTCTTTCATCTGGAAAATCAATACCCGCTCAACCGTACAGCAGAAGAAATAACCGAGGAAGATTTAGAAGGTGATCGTTTAGCCCTGAGGCTTCAGAAAATATTTATTTTAATTTATGGATGGCAGGATAAATTAATGCTCCGGATAGACCGGTGGTGTAAGGGAAGAAATTTTGATAAAAAGTTATTAGCAACCTGGTATTCAGACCGGTTGGCATTAAGAATATCCGGGCTATTAGGATTTGGTACAGAGTTTATGCTTATGTGTATTTGTTCATGGATCAATGAACTCCAGGCTTATCTGATTATTAATGTTATTGTTATGAATGGGATATGGATGGTAAGTATATTTTATCGCCGTTTTATACTTGCCAGAAATTTAGCATGA
- a CDS encoding peroxiredoxin translates to MNKIDIGSRIPAFTLPDQNGRMIDISAIIGKKNMVIYFYPKDDSPGCTKEACSFRDQYEIFRMADAEIIGISSDNVESHKQFAKKHNLNYILLSDDGNKVRNLFGVPSNLFGLIAGRVTYIVDKQGIVVHTFNSQMQAEKHIEESIKALKNISDGN, encoded by the coding sequence ATGAATAAGATAGATATTGGCAGTCGTATCCCGGCATTCACTCTCCCCGACCAAAACGGGAGAATGATTGATATCTCTGCTATAATTGGTAAGAAAAATATGGTTATTTACTTTTATCCCAAAGACGACAGTCCGGGATGCACAAAAGAAGCTTGCAGTTTCAGAGATCAGTATGAGATTTTCCGTATGGCAGATGCGGAAATCATCGGCATCAGTTCCGACAATGTGGAAAGTCATAAACAGTTCGCCAAAAAGCACAACTTAAATTACATCTTATTGAGCGATGATGGGAATAAAGTGCGAAATTTATTCGGTGTGCCATCTAATCTTTTCGGATTAATAGCCGGCAGGGTTACTTATATCGTGGATAAACAAGGAATTGTGGTTCACACTTTTAACTCACAGATGCAAGCTGAAAAACATATCGAAGAATCTATAAAAGCACTAAAGAATATAAGCGATGGTAATTGA